The following are encoded in a window of Eschrichtius robustus isolate mEscRob2 chromosome 1, mEscRob2.pri, whole genome shotgun sequence genomic DNA:
- the C2CD4A gene encoding LOW QUALITY PROTEIN: C2 calcium-dependent domain-containing protein 4A (The sequence of the model RefSeq protein was modified relative to this genomic sequence to represent the inferred CDS: substituted 1 base at 1 genomic stop codon) — MWCLERLRLGPEHLLRGRNRLFQDQAGRATALRPARCANVLTPDRIPEFCIPPRLAPCPTLAAIRDTRREKAGTDDGAGRTDWDPRSQAALSLPHLPRARTAYGFCALLESPHTRRRESLFLGGPGAAPLLPALRPRARTFGGGGEDAPLKPPGRSLIAPPAALGGPRPPPVALAPRHRGRRLLRAPERLLRCALRAQRSTGLARARSVSSRDGDDDDERGAGSRSPAQAPATSPPPPPDPRPERLEAEGTVTLDRAGDALRLAAEYSRDSGRLRVRLLRAEGPAGGAAEPRAPVGCRVSFVLXPPGQTRRPRGAVVRRSRRAVLEQDLCLDGLSEDEVRRLAVRVKAENRGRGLERDRLLGQGELLLGPLLLL, encoded by the coding sequence ATGTGGTGCCTGGAGCGGCTCCGCTTGGGACCCGAGCACCTCCTGCGGGGCAGAAACCGGCTTTTCCAGGATCAGGCCGGCCGAGCCACTGCTCTCAGGCCCGCCCGGTGCGCAAACGTGCTCACCCCGGACCGCATCCCCGAGTTCTGCATCCCCCCGCGACTCGCGCCCTGCCCGACCCTGGCTGCGATCCGAGACACCAGGCGCGAAAAAGCAGGGACAGACGACGGCGCGGGGCGCACGGACTGGGACCCACGCTCGCAGGCCGCGCTCTCGCTGCCTCACCTGCCCCGAGCGCGCACCGCCTATGGCTTCTGCGCGCTGCTCGAGAGCCCGCACACCCGCCGCAGGGAGTCGCTCTTCCTCGGGGGCCCGGGGGCCGCCCCGCTCCTGCCCGCGCTCCGCCCCCGGGCCCGCACCttcggcggcggcggcgaagaCGCCCCCCTCAAGCCCCCGGGAAGATCCCTTATTGCGCCCCCGGCGGCCCTCGgcggcccccgcccgcccccggtTGCGCTCGCCCCGCGGCACCGCGGCCGCCGCCTCCTGCGCGCTCCCGAGAGGCTGCTGCGCTGCGCGCTGCGGGCCCAGAGGAGCACCGGCCTGGCCCGCGCCCGCTCCGTCTCCAGCCGGGACGGGGACGACGACGACGAGCGCGGCGCCGGCTCCCGGTCCCCGGCTCAGGCCCCCGCCACGTCCCCTCCGCCGCCCCCCGACCCGCGACCCGAGCGCCTGGAGGCCGAGGGCACCGTGACTCTGGACCGCGCCGGCGACGCCCTGCGCCTGGCCGCCGAGTACAGTCGGGACAGCGGGCGCCTCCGCGTCCGGCTGCTCCGCGCCGAGGGCCCGGCCGGAGGGGCCGCCGAGCCCCGCGCCCCCGTCGGCTGCCGCGTCAGCTTCGTCCTGTAGCCGCCGGGCCAGACGCGCCGGCCGCGGGGCGCCGTGGTCCGGCGGAGCCGCCGGGCGGTCTTGGAGCAGGACTTGTGCTTGGACGGGCTCTCGGAGGACGAGGTGCGCCGCCTGGCCGTGCGCGTCAAGGCCGAGAACCGGGGCCGCGGGCTGGAGCGGGACCGCCTGCTGGGCCAGGGCGAGCTGCTGCTGGGCCCCCTCCTGCTCCTCTGA